gcaagaacaggtagtcccattaacacaaacacacaccatacaaatgcaaactgacaagcctcccagagaacttcctgacccgacagaccactttttacatattgtaaaaatgcataatcaaatgttcccgctcgaatttggatccctataaagatccagagctgatgtgaaaggattgagatcaacgtggccaagcactgtttttaagctggctacaggggtctccctgggtacCCAGTAATTGTGCAATAAAGAAAAactctttgaaccttgccttgcgacccgactcccttgaatgcactggtacaagggatttttccctacaacaaaatcaACCTACCATTGTTTTGCCCACTCTCATAACGTATCAAGAACAATTTGAAAACTCTACTTGCCCTGTTGACAAATTCATTTTCTCTCGATACTGGTATTGTCAGCAATTTCGCCTGCACTAGCTCGTTTTCACTATGTGATTTGTATAGCTTGTAAGTCAGTGAAGCTAAAAGATTGATTTATGTGTCCCGACAGTTGTAACTGTATTCaaacccaaaaatgacccatttatctaaAGTAATTATATGCTCATTGTTAATTAATTTTTGCAGATGCTGAGCTGTCAGTAAAGTAACACACTTTCTAATTTTAGTCATAACCTGTTATTTAACATATGATAGATTTATTTTCTTTCCCACGTGTGCGTTATGAATTTcgttttagctactctcttccattTAACATACTTGTTGAACATTTGTCGTGTTTGATACCTATTTCTGGTatagcctctctcacacacactctctctcagagtttctaacacactcactgtctcacaaactctctctatcacacactctctcacacacactctatctcacacacagtctctctcacacacagcctctcacacacaaacacagtgtctcagatatacacacactctctctctctctcccactctctcacacatacacacactcattctcacgcactccctctcagtcacacacactctctctcaaacgcacactctcacacacattctaactctcacacacactccctctcacacacactctctctcacacgcatgcagtgtctctccctcacatACATTGTCTCTCACAGTCTCATGTTCCAGTTTCACTCCATTATATTTAATTATCCATCGTTCAattgtttgtttaaaaaaatcCCAATCTTCAGTCGTACCATTAATCTTTGTTGAATTAACCTACTCCTCTTTCATTTTGATAGGAACGTTAACGTCATATGTTAGCTACTGATTGTGCATTATTAGCAGCTCGTCTATTTTTTTCAACAAATAAGATTTTCCTCATCGTGTTCTGCCACTCCCTTTTAAAAGAGtccaacattccattagtcttcTTAGTTTCTGTCTGACCTACAAGTTCACCCTTTATGACTTGTTTAGCAGGATCCACAGTAATCCCTGAAGTCAAGTGTTCGGTTTTATTCTATTCTTCACACGAATGTAAACAATCTCTCCATGCTGGAAGCTATATTCCGTCTTCCAATGACATGTTCAATAAATCCACAGAGGCATAGCTCATTGTTGGCACTGATGTGTCCTCCTTACAACCCCTCTACCCCTTAACTTCGTAAAGTTGACAAACTGGACATgtgatatttgctcccttcattTCAGACAATAATATGGATTGTAAACAGCTTTGGAATTTGCAATGGTATTTGTAGAATTTCAGTGCGATCAGCCTGCCAAATTAAATTGGCTGCTTCAATACAGCTGAGGTTTATATTCAAAACGAATTTACATGATTTTATATATTCATTTGAGGCCCCAATTTAAAATATTGAATTGTATGATATACAATTGCTCTTCAAATAATTGAGATTCGTAGTCACATATCCTGCACTTTCAATGGGTAACCAGAGATAAAGTGGGCAGTCATATccctgagagagacagtgtgagtgtgtgagagcgtggttgggggggaggggggggagtggagcgGGTTGGGGGGTGTGCGATGTTGATGTGGGGGCGAATAACagaacagatagatagatagatagatagatagatagatagatagatagatagatagatagatagatagatagatagatagatagatagatagatagattgacagacagttgatagatagatagatagatagatagatagatagatagatttattgattgattgagacagatagatagatagatagatagatagatagatagatagatagatagatagatagatagatagatagatagatagatagatagatagatagatgattCAATCACTGAATGATCAGAATGAATTTGCATCAATTCAACTTTTTTTTCCATGAAAGGTTGAATAACAATTAATATTTTTTCGCCAAGTAATATGGGCAGAATCGCTGAACAAAACCTCTGTGCTAAATATACGCTGTcgcaatattgaatttgattattgCACTTGATCACTAGCAGCGTATTCCCCTTTCAAATAAATTAACTAATTTGACCACATTCACCCTATTTCTTCAATGGAAGATCAATCTCTACTTACCACTCGCATACTTAATGAAATATGAAGTTATCTAATTTTAGTGGAATATCGGGTGCGGTGGAATCTGACATCAGTGCAGGTCACTCATAGAACAATTGAATTCTCGGGAGTTAAAATAAAATACTATGGAtggtgcaaatctgaaataaaaacagaaagccattgttttttttaaatttagcagATCTGACAACATCTATGCAGAGAGAAATAGGGTTAACATTACCGGGAGCATTTGTGGAAGTGCGAGTCAGTAAAAGGACGGCAAGACCTGGCCCCATTATCATGAATTACTCGGAATATCCGTTTTAGTGTACAATTGTACTGACTGCTCCTGTACTGAGTGCACAAAACTGGAGCAGAATACCTGACACAACAACGATGTATTTTTCGAGCACCGTCCATTGTAGATTGTATTAATTTTGGGTCAGTTACTGGAATGAATCAAACAGCTTCGATTTTGAACTCATCGCTTGACCTGATGGATCTTTATATTCCATGTCGCTGCCTCGATTTCAGATGGGAACATCATTTCTGTTGTTTGCTTAAGTATGTATGCATGAAAAATGTTGGTATTGGTCCCATTGAAGCGCTCCAACAAAAACAGATGTTTAAGTAAACAGGAGGACAACAGTGGCGAATGAAAAAGGTCAGAAAATGCGGAGTCGGGTATCAGGCGCCGAATGGATTGTTGGCTTGATTGAGGACAAAAGGGAGGTAGTGGGAGTAATGGATGCTTATAATCTTTTATAATCTTGACAAATAAGAAAATGATTAGTGAATCGAGTTAAACACGGATAAATATGAAGTAGTGCATTTTGGTATGGAGAATGGACCGACCACTTGTTACTGGGAACCTTCACGTCAAGTTGTGGAAGGATAAGAAACAGACCTCGGAACAAAAACACCTTAATCATCAAAGATAGTGCCACAGATTTGGACGAGCATGAACAGCAAAATAAGCCCAAAGCTTCAATTCGAACGGGGAGAATTACAAATAGAGACGTTATGCGAAACTTGTATGGAACTTTGGTTGGACCACATTTTGATTACTGCATGAAATTCAGCTGCAATGTTGTAAATCAGCTATAGAGGCACAGGAGACTATGCAAAGATGATTTACGTAGAGCATAGATATGGCTTGGTGGACATATCAAGAAATGATTGACAAGCTGCTTGGCTTTGTTCTtgaaaaaagaaggctgaggcGTGAGACCATTGGTAATTTGAAGTTATGAAAGGTttcgttggattggatgcagATTCAATATTTCTTCTAGTGGGCAAGGACATAACGGGAGTCCATCAATATTGGATTGTTCGCGAGAAAACCTAAAGTGGGTCCAGAGAAAACTGCATCATACAACGGTTGGTGAGAATTTGCAACTCGCTTTCACGCAGTGTCAGATGTAGATAGTTTCGATTCGTTTATGCAAAGTCAGATAATAATGGGTGGGGAACGGATTCAGCATTATAACGGTAGATTTAGCTGCAGAAAGAAGGGCGGAGGAGCGAATGGTGCATGAAGTCTAAAACGATCTGTTGGAATGAATGTTCAGTTTCTGTTCCGCAAATGTGAAGCGACTACAATTAATGTCGCTTTGTCTGAAATTGTAGCCTCTGGCTATGTCACTAGTGCGATTCTTTGCCGTTACAGGACAAGTCATAATGTCCCTGTCAAAGAGAATTTGATCATAACATTTTCAGTTTATCTTCTGTTCTCTCTATCTCTTACAATTAATGTATTTGCGATTGTGATCTTAATCCGTGGAAATGTGGCCTTTTCCATTCAAATCTTTTAGTTATTCTCTATGTGGTCATACTGTGGAGGATCGATTATTTTtatttccctgtgtgtttctggagTATCACAACTGGGTGTAGAGTTCAGTGCTTCCTGCAGTCACATACTTTTCTGTCttgttcaccgtcactttctccattgatcgatttgtggccatttgttgcgaGAAGAGGAAAACAAAATGTTGCATGCGATAGTTGCGGTTGTGATTTAAGCAATATCGGCCAGTCTGCTCTCTTTGAGGAGAAACATCCATGTTAATTTGCAAATCATCCTGGAAAAATAATCAGCAATATTTCCTGCTTCTGTAAAGAGAAGCCAACCTGATCCCGCTTGCGTGGAGTTTGACTGGTTTTATATGGCTTTAACCCCATAGTTTCCATTCGTTGCAATTTTATTTCCCAGCGTCCTGACGTTCAGACAGATGTTAGTGACCAGTCGAATCCTTACGGATTGAGGGGTCAGAGGAACGGAGGGATTCGCAGTGATCCAGACATGGAAAGCAGAAGCAAGACTGTGATTTTGCTACTTAGCATATCTGACCACATGTAGTGTGTGCATATTATATAATTATTCTTGTATATCATTACAGGAACGGATCCCAATGATTACCCCGATTCACAAAGTGCAATTCGACaaatggaatgaatgttttggatttTAAGGTGCTGCACAAACATTTATTTATGGGTTAAATCAGGGCAATTTCAGGGAGCTGGTGAAAAACGCAGCGAAACTTTCAGTTCCATCAATGTTTCAATTGATGAATAAATAAAGGAACTGAGAACTGCCCAGAGACTGCCCCGGTGTTTGTACTGCAAGGATGGAAAATTTCCCCCGAATTTCCAAGAGGCACATGCCAATACACAACGGAAGCGGGGTGACAGATGCAGAATGGGAATTGCAATATTATCATCAATGGGTAGAATCGCAGCAAATGAGGAAGCTTCAGCCTGCTGTCTCAAGGCTGCCTCGGCATTCCGCGATCTCGCTCTGTGACTGATAGCGGCATCAGTCCATTACTGAGCGCATCGCATGACGAAAAAGCCACCACAGCCCATCAGAGTGTTGGCGCTGTCACTTCGAGCACTGAACCAGTTTGCAGATTAAACCCGTTAACTGACAGCCGGTTAAGCCAATCAATGAGCTCCTTGCAGTGACTGTCATTGCCCACAACCGATCAGACACGCTCAGGCAATCCTTGCTATTTACCGGCCGGAATAGTAAACACAATAGgtgaaatgtgactggaaagTGATCCAGGACATGCACAATGCGAGCAAGATGTTCCTTAATGAATTGGAACTCTTTGATAACTGACTGAAAGCTGTCTTTCCCAAAGATGGATCATTGAATACCCTGGAAAATCTTGGAATAAGACAAATAAGCTGCGAGATTCCAACCAAATGAAGGGAAATACGCTCACCTCATCAACGCCAATCCCCGCCACAGTGTGATTGACATTGCGCGTGATTGCAACTCATCGACCAGTTCCCGCAGCGTCATTCCAAGTTAGCGATGCGATGTCCCACCATCAGTTCCTAGCAGGAGGCGGCTTCACCATGCTTCAAACGGAGACGCGCTGTGAATTAGGAAAATGCAACCTTCTCTCACCGATCTGATTTAAGGTCGAACCAGATGGCAGAAGCACAGTCAACGAGAGAAAAGGAACCCAGGCAAGAACAAGGATAAGTTATTGAATCACATTATTCTTACAGCACAAAATGGTGCCTTTTCTACCATTATGTCGACACAAATCTCCGGGAACGCCTCACTTCGTGTCGTTCTCCGATCTTTTCCCGTATCCGGTCACATGAAAGGTAATCGTCTAATTCCCGTTAGAATGCACCACGTGAGTCTGCACCCTCAACTCCTTCTGTCTTGGCCCAATCAGAGTGCAAACAGTTTCTTTTGGAATACACTGCACTTGCCCTGCTGAGTGAAGTATCAATGCAACACATATCAAATATTATctcgttgaatggcggagcagcctcgatggACCGATTGGCCTACTTTTACGCCTATGTCGCATGGTCTCATGGTTTGCTCTTAGCCATCCAGGAGGAAGCAAATTGTTTCACTCGGAGGTGCGCAATTCACGGCCTTCAAATTCACTCTCTGCAGCAGAAATACATTGGGGCAGCAGTTTGTAGCAAGAACAAGAATCACTGCACCAACTGTTCAATGATCTTTCTCCAGCACATTGATATGTATTTATTTATCATACTTTAGAATAATGCATACTGGCGCAAAGGAAATCATTAAAGTGTCTCCATTCTTTGTTTTCTATTTTATTACGTTCATTCACTTCTGTTTGTTTCTCTTCTACCCCAATCTTTGAGCTAAATTCTTACGGAGGAGTTGATAGAATGTATCCGTCATAGTTTCTTCGAACAATCTGCAATGGAaactacgagggagcaagctatcctgaaTCTGGTCcgatgtaatgagacaggaataattaattacCTCATAGTTAGTGATCCTCGGGAAGGAGCGTTGACAGCATGGTTGAATTTAATCATTGAGATACTTTCCTTTCAGTCGTTTGCTTGACGCCTCATGCACCATACCTCTTGATCATTGAGCTCTTTCagtctttttgtttattaattaATTTTTGCATGAATGAGACTGGGTATTTCACCATGCTCTTCAACTCCTCTCTGAATTTGGACTGAGTTGCCACATAAatcaatgtgtttgtgcagcaatttaaattTCGCAGCATATATGCGATAGTTGAAAAATTGTAAGAAGAATAATCATCAAAGTAATCATCAACATCAAAAAAATATAAAACATACACCAACCACAAGAGTATGAAGCTGCCAGATATGGTGAAGATTAAAATGATAGActttcttctgctctccatctctgggtccctGTAATTCTCTATCCTGTTCTGACCCCTCAGTCCCTTACGGACTCGGCTGGCCACtagaatgtgtctgactgtcagagcattaAGCAACAGAATTATCCCGAATGGTATCAATGGGGTTAAAACTTTTTCAAAATTTCTAAACCCAATCCACCTGGGGTCAGTAAAATAGCTCCGCTTGttaccacagcgccagggaacattATCAACAATCCTTCGAGGTTCAAATCTGAAGTAGATGGGAATGTTTTTCAAACAGAGTAATGTGCCGCTTGTTGCTAAAACTATTGATGCAACTTTCTTGGTGCAATATGTCGATTTGAACTTTTGACAACAAATGGCAACAAATCGATCAAAAGTGaatgtgacggtgaaccagacagaacagtctgtggCAGCACGTAGCATAACATAACGAACACTGCACACAGGGGTGATTCTCAGGAAATTTGTTCCAAAATAATATGCATTAATTCGCTTCAAAATGACCtcagtaataatgaccatgagATCCGCAGACGCCATTGCCATCAGGTATCGAGTGGTGCAGATGGAGAGGCCACAATTTCCACGGGACAGAATCACGATTGCCGCGACGTTAACTGAACGACAGAAAAGACAAAAAAGTGTGGAAGTTACTTATCCGCTTCTGAGC
The Mustelus asterias chromosome 16, sMusAst1.hap1.1, whole genome shotgun sequence DNA segment above includes these coding regions:
- the LOC144505578 gene encoding putative G-protein coupled receptor 139 — translated: MHRAIQLVRNIFYLVLAVVGVPVNVAAIVILSRGNCGLSICTTRYLMAMASADLMVIITEVILKRINAYYFGTNFLRITPVCSVRYVMLRAATDCSVWFTVTFTFDRFVAICCQKFKSTYCTKKVASIVLATSGTLLCLKNIPIYFRFEPRRIVDNVPWRCGNKRSYFTDPRWIGFRNFEKVLTPLIPFGIILLLNALTVRHILVASRVRKGLRGQNRIENYRDPEMESRRKSIILIFTISGSFILLWLVYVLYFFDVDDYFDDYSSYNFSTIAYMLRNLNCCTNTLIYVATQSKFREELKSMVKYPVSFMQKLINKQKD